Proteins encoded within one genomic window of Camelina sativa cultivar DH55 chromosome 19, Cs, whole genome shotgun sequence:
- the LOC104765413 gene encoding methyl-CpG-binding domain-containing protein 11-like: MAGEEEVVSVELPAPSSWKKLFYPNKVGTVKKTEIVFVAPTGEEISNRKQLEQYLKSHPGNPEIADFDWTTSGTPRRSARISEKTKATPSPDKEPPKKRGRTKSSGSKKDTEAEKSEEVGEEKSNVQEDTEMHPSEGNAENKNATVKNGSGETEKLSEAKDDMVVEGTQNAAPVQESSESMKEKALDIVDDSSKERVETGVTEKNSVETENNTFEASIGEEKKETAGEGAPDSEGKTRNHEGNGLTTEVEGKEITTEAEAKANE, from the exons ATGGCTGGTGAAGAGGAAGTTGTATCTGTTGAGCTACCTGCACCTTCTTCTTGGAAGAAATTg TTTTACCCCAACAAAGTGGGGACAGTGAAGAAGACGGAGATTGTGTTTGTTGCTCCAACGGGTGAGGAGATCAGTAACAGAAAGCAGCTGGAGCAGTATCTCAAATCTCACCCTGGAAACCCCGAGATCGCAGACTTTGATTGGACGACTAGTGGGACACCTAGGAGATCTGCAAGAATCAGTGAGAAGACCAAGGCAACGCCTTCACCTGATAAGGAGCCACCAAAGAAGCGAGGTAGAACCAAATCTTCAGGGTCAAAGAAAGATACAGAAGCTGAGAAATCAGAGGAAGTAGGAGAGGAAAAATCTAATGTGCAAGAAGATACTGAAATGCATCCTTCAGAGGGTAACGCCGAGAATAAGAATGCAACTGTTAAGAATGGCTCTGGTGAAACAGAGAAATTGAGTGAAGCAAAAGACGACATGGTTGTTGAGGGAACTCAGAATGCGGCTCCAGTTCAAGAATCAAGTGAGTCGATGAAGGAGAAAGCATTGGATATAGTTGATGATAGTAGTAAGGAGAGAGTGGAGACTGGCGTAACCGAAAAGAACTCAGTTGAAACAGAGAATAACACCTTTGAAGCTAGTATTggtgaggagaagaaggaaactgCAGGCGAAGGAGCACCAGATTCTGAAGGCAAGACCAGAAACCATGAGGGAAATGGGTTGACAACAGAAGTTGAGGGGAAAGAGATAACGACAGAAGCAGAAGCTAAAGCTAATGAATAG
- the LOC104765414 gene encoding glucan endo-1,3-beta-glucosidase 14-like codes for MDYSVSLRKSRTSHMGFSSFFLSFLFVFSILSSQTAVAFIGTYGINYGRIADNLPPPDAVATLLKSAKIRNIRIYDADHSVLTAFRGTGIEIIVGLGNEFLKDMSVGEDRAMNWLKENVEPFIRGGTKISGIAVGNEILGGTDIGLWEALLPAAKNVYSALRRLGLHNVVEVSSPHSEAVFANSYPPSSCTFRDDVAPFMKPLLAFFWQIQSPFYINAYPFLAYKSDPITIDLNYAIFEKNKGILDPKTKLHYDNMFDAMVDASYAALEKAGYTKVPVIVSETGWASKGDADEPGASLKNARTYNRNLRKRLQKRKGTPYRPDMMVRAYVFALFNENSKPGPTSERNFGLFKPDGTIAYDIGFTGLKSSSSTTRCHVWSSLVSASLVMFLLLFLHR; via the exons ATGGATTATAGTGTTTCTCTTCGAAAGTCTCGTACTTCACATAtgggtttctcttctttcttcctctcgtttctctttgtcttctccATCCTCTCTTCACAAACGGCTGTAGCATTCATAGGAACATACGGTATAAACTACGGTCGCATAGCCGACAATCTTCCGCCTCCTGACGCGGTAGCAACTCTCCTTAAATCAGCAAAGATCAGAAACATCCGTATATACGATGCTGACCACTCTGTCCTCACAGCCTTCCGTGGGACTGGGATCGAAATCATCGTTGGCTTAGGCAACGAGTTTCTTAAGGACATGAGCGTTGGTGAAGACCGTGCCATGAACTGGCTTAAGGAAAACGTCGAGCCTTTTATACGAGGTGGTACTAAAATTAGCGGTATCGCGGTAGGGAACGAGATTTTAGGTGGCACTGATATCGGGCTTTGGGAAGCTCTCTTACCTGCCGCCAAGAATGTTTACTCCGCTCTTCGCCGTCTTGGTCTTCACAATGTCGTTGAG GTGTCGAGTCCACATTCGGAGGCAGTGTTTGCGAACTCGTATCCACCTTCGTCGTGCACGTTCAGGGACGATGTGGCGCCGTTTATGAAGCCGTTGTTAGCGTTTTTCTGGCAAATTCAATCGCCCTTCTACATAAACGCTTACCCTTTTCTTGCTTATAAATCTGACCCGATCACAATTGACCTCAATTACGCCATTTTCGAGAAAAACAAAGGCATCTTGGACCCCAAAACCAAGCTTCATTACGATAACATGTTCGATGCCATGGTCGATGCTTCTTATGCTGCTCTGGAAAAAGCTGGTTACACAAAAGTCCCG GTGATTGTTTCGGAGACGGGATGGGCATCAAAAGGCGATGCTGACGAACCCGGAGCGTCATTGAAGAACGCCAGAACTTATAACCGGAATCTCAGGAAACGGCTCCAGAAGAGGAAAGGAACGCCGTATAGACCAGACATGATGGTGAGAGCTTACGTGTTTGCTCTCTTCAACGAGAACTCGAAACCAGGCCCCACTTCCGAGAGAAACTTTGGTCTTTTTAAACCCGACGGTACTATTGCCTACGACATTGGCTTCACCGGACTCAAGTCCTCCTCTTCTACAACACGATGTCATGTATGGTCGTCTCTTGTTTCGGCTTCTcttgttatgtttcttcttctttttcttcatcgtTAG
- the LOC104765415 gene encoding protein LURP-one-related 12, producing the protein MELVEETNPKEGKKMGGRIVVDKAYLYEEDKPLTVCKTSLFYTGDGFAAYDCHGDIIFRVDSYGPDTRDNDEIVLMDATGKCLLTVKRKRPTLHQRWEGFLGERSDGQKPIFSVRRSSIIGRCTMEIDVYDGTGEEYIIDGDFSQRSCLIYDTEKRTVAEIKRKVDASTNVMLGRDVFTLEIKPGFDGAFAMGLVVVLDQINGDDPVEIGDEQVHPFVED; encoded by the exons aTGGAATTAGTTGAAGAGACGAATCCAAAAGAAGGGAAAAAGATGGGAGGTAGAATTGTGGTGGACAAAGCTTATCTCTACGAAGAAGACAAACCACTCACCGTCTGCAAGACCTCTCTCTTCTACACCGGCGATGGTTTCGCCGCCTATGACTGCCACGGTGATATTATCTTCAGGGTTGATTCTTACGGACCCGACACTAGAGATAACGATGAGATTGTCCTCATGGACGCTACCGGAAAGTGTCTCCTCACCGTTAAACGAAAG AGACCAACTCTGCACCAGAGATGGGAAGGTTTCCTCGGAGAGAGATCGGATGGTCAGAAACCGATCTTCAGCGTGCGTAGATCGTCTATAATCGGACGGTGTACGATGGAAATAGATGTTTACGACGGAACGGGAGAAGAGTACATTATCGACGGTGACTTCTCGCAACGAAGCTGCCTCATATACGACACAGAGAAACGTACTGTGGCTGAGATCAAACGTAAAGTAGACGCGTCAACGAACGTGATGCTTGGTAGAGATGTGTTCACTCTAGAGATCAAACCTGGTTTCGATGGCGCTTTCGCTATGGGTTTGGTCGTCGTGCTTGACCAGATCAACGGTGATGATCCTGTTGAGATTGGTGATGAACAGGTACACCCATTTGTTGAGGATTAG